The following nucleotide sequence is from Phycisphaerae bacterium.
GGAGTCGTGATGATTGTACGCGCCCCCGGCCGCTGATGCGATCGGCCAAGTCGCCCGCACTTTGGAGCGACCCAAGCCAATGGTGGCAACTTCCCATCGCCGCGGAGCAAAGGACATGAATAAGCGGCTCTACGCCGACAATGCAGCGACGAGTTTTCCCAAACCGCCCGGCGTCTGGGAGGCGATGCGCAGCTATGCCGAACAGCTCGGTGCATCGGCGGGCCGCGGGGCTTATCACGAGGCTGTTGAAACCGGTGAGTTGCTCACGCGCTGTCGCCGACAACTCGCCAGGCTGATAAATGCAGAATCGCCGAACCAGGTCATCTTCACGCACAATTGTTCAGGCGCTCTAAATCAGGCCATCAAGGGACTGCTGCGATCTGGAGACCATGTCGTGACCACGACCATGGAGCACAACTCCGTGCTTCGGCCGCTGAATTCGCTGACTGTCGACCGCGACATCTCCGTCGACTATGTGCAAGCCGATTCCGAGACCGGCATCGTCGATCTCGATGCCGTCATCGCCGCGATCCGGACGAAGACGCGGCTGGTCGCGGTGGTGCATGCAAGCAACGTGACGGGATCGCTTCAGCCGATTGAAGCCATTGGAGTTGAAACACGGCGACGCGGGATTCCCTTGCTGGTTGATGCGGCCCAGTCGGCGGGTCACGTTCCGATCGATGTTCGCGCGATGGGGATCGACTTGCTTGCGCTGCCGGGACATAAAGGGCTGATGGGCCCGCTGGGGACCGGGGCGCTCTACCTGCGCTCCAGTCTGGAGAACGAGCTCTCACCGCTGATCGAGGGGGGGACCGGTTCGGCCAGCGAACACCCGATCCAGCCTGATTTCCTGCCTGACAAATTTGAATCCGGCAGTCACAACGCCATTGGAATCGCAGGCCTCTCGGCGGCCTTAAGCTGGGTCGAGACGGCATCGATCGACAGGCTCCACTCGCATGATCAATCTCTGTGCGCCGCGTTCATCGAGTCAGCCAGAGGCGTGGATGGATTGACCGTTTATGGTCCAATGAATCCGCGGCATCGCGTTGCCGTGTTCAGCGTGCGCGTGGAGGGATTCGATGCGGCGGAACTTGCGGCCGCCCTCGAATCCGAATTCGAAATACTGACACGCCCCGGCATTCACTGCGCCCCACTGGCGCACCGAACGATCGGCACGGACACTGAAGGCGGCACCACCCGACTGAGCTTCGGAGTGTTCAACACCGTCGATGACGTTCATCGGTGCGTCGACGCATTGAGCCGCCTCGCGGCCGCTGAGACACCGGCCTGAACCCGCCGATTGTCGATTCCAGTTCGACTGCGGGTTGACGATGGCCGAAGCGCTCCGACGAACCGCCCAACATGACTAACCGGATTACGAATAAGACATGGATAGCACTCATCGCGATTGCAATCGCGCAGCCGCAGAAATTGCGCAGCGCGGAACTCGGCGATCGCGTAGATCAGGCGATCGCACGCGGCATCGAAGCGATTCTGAGCAAGACGGTTGAGAACGACGTGATTCAGTATCACGACCGGAATCCGCAAGGGCCGCTGCTGACCGTCACCGGGAATGTGACACGGGTTCTCGAAGGCTCTTTGAAGTTTGAGACAACCGACGGGAGGAAGCTGACGATTCCCCGCCGCCTCATCAAGGCCTGGTCGCGAGCGGGTTACGTAAAGTCCGAACTGCCCGAGGCCGCATTCGGTGGACCGACGGCATTGGCCGCGCTCGCCCTGCTCAGCGCCGGCGCGGACCCGACGCAGGGGCAGATGAAGCGCATCATCGACGCGTTGTCGTATGACGAGGCGCGAGAAGCGGGCACGTACGTGCGCAGTCTCCGCGCGAGCGTGTGGAGCCTGATGCTTGACCGTAAGCTCAGCGCCGCCAGCCGGAGACGATATGCACGCCTCCTTGCCCAGGACGTCAACTGGCTGCTTCGCGCGATGGGTCCCAACGGCGCGTTCGACTACGGTCAGGGTTTTGCCGGCGGCGACAACTCCAACACGCAGTTTGCGAATCTCGGTTTGTGGGCCGGCTCGATCGGCAACATCGAGATCGCCAATCGCCAATGGCAGCTTCTGGGCGATTGGTGGATGAAGTCGCAGCACCCAGGGGGCGGCTGGTCATATCGCCAGAAAGGCAGGCCGACGCCGTCGATGACGGTCGCGGGGTGCAACAGTCTATATATTCTCCTTGATCGCTATTACGCTCGCGCCGACCGACCTTACGAATACTTCAAGGGGGTTGTGCCCAACAAAAGCTTGCGAAAGTCGATGGAACGCGTCTACCGGGCGATTGAGGACGGCAATCGATTCCTCGAGTTGAATCCGCCGGACGTCAGACAGACCTATGGCTATGAGTTGTTCGGCCTGGAGCGACTGGGCCTTGCGAGCGGGCGGTCGCACATCGGCGGCGTCGAGTGGTTCAAGCGATATGCCGGTGAGGTGGCGGATCGGAAATGGAGCGGTGAAGTCATTTCGGATTCGTTCGCTCTGATTTTTCTTGTTCATGGCGCCGCTCCGGTACTCTTCCAGAAACTAGAGCACGATCAGGACGCGAACGAATGGAATTACTATCACCGCGATCTGTACACGCTCTGTCGGTACATGTCGTCCACATTCGAACGCCTTTACCGCTGGCAGCGCATCCCTCCGAACGCGACACTTGAGAATCTTGAAGACGCGCCTTTCCTTCTTATCAGCGGCCATGCGGCATTGACACTGTCGGACACCATGCGTTCACGCATTCGGGAGTATGTCGATCGCGGCGGGACGGTTTTTCTTCATGCGGACCGCCGCGGCAAGCCGTTCATCCAGAGCGCGACGCGGATATTTGAGTCGATTTTTGCCGATCTCGATCTGCGCTTTCGCGAACTGGATCCGACGCATCCGCTGTACTCCTGCCACTTCGGCACCGACGAGCAAGGGTGGAAGCGACCTATTCCGCTTCGGGCGCTGGCCGATGGACCTAGGCTGCGCGTGATCCTTTGCCCGGTTGATATCGCCGGCGCGTGGCACCAGGATCGGCGTCAGCACGAGGAGCTGTTTCAAATCATGGCGAACATCCGTGTTTATTGCGCACCGCCGCACAATGAGCTGCCTCGCGTATTAAGGCGGGAGCCGGCCCCGCTGTCGCCGGCGCCGCCGCGCGGCAGCTTTTCGATCAAGCGTTGGAGTTTCGCGGGAGACTGGACCGCGCACCGGGGCGTCTGGTCGCGGCGCGCTGATTCCCTCCGCCTCAGGACGGGACTGACGATTTCAGCGGACGAGACGAGCGAAATACTCGATGCCGCGAATCTGGCATCGGTCGAAGTGGTGCATTTGGCTGTGCGCAGTCAAGTGACTCTGCATGAACATGACATCGCCGCGCTGCGCGCTTTCGCCGAATCGGGTGGAATGATTCTCATCGAATCGGCAGACGGTCAACCGGACGGAAACGCCGCGGTTCGCAAGCTGGTTGATTCGCTGCCGATCGGGGAAAAGGGAATCCTGAAGCCTGAACACGCGTTGGCAACCGGACAATTTGACGGCGGGCGGCCGCTGACCGAACTCAGCCCGACGCCGGAAGGTGCGGCGCTTCGTCGAGAAGGCGCACCGCCTCCGATCATTACACGAACGATTAACGGCAGGCTGGCCGTTGCGGCTTGCCCTTTTGATCTGTCCGCAGGGCTTGACCAGTCATTCATCTGGCGACGTGTGGGCTACACGCCCGAGTCCACGGAGCGGATCGTCGACAACATTCTGCTTTACTGCGCGGACCGACGCCGGAGCGAAAGACGACCGTGAGCTCCATTCGAAAAAGCCGCGACCCGGATGACAGGCGCGCTGTCATACTTCATTCCGGCGCGCTGGGGGACACCTTACTGATGCTCGTGTTCGCGCAAGCCCTGCGACACATGATCGAACAGCAAATCTCCATCGTGGCTCGCGGCGAATTCCAGAGCCTGGTGGGATGCGCGACGGAATCCCGGCGATTTCACGACAT
It contains:
- a CDS encoding aminotransferase class V-fold PLP-dependent enzyme, whose product is MNKRLYADNAATSFPKPPGVWEAMRSYAEQLGASAGRGAYHEAVETGELLTRCRRQLARLINAESPNQVIFTHNCSGALNQAIKGLLRSGDHVVTTTMEHNSVLRPLNSLTVDRDISVDYVQADSETGIVDLDAVIAAIRTKTRLVAVVHASNVTGSLQPIEAIGVETRRRGIPLLVDAAQSAGHVPIDVRAMGIDLLALPGHKGLMGPLGTGALYLRSSLENELSPLIEGGTGSASEHPIQPDFLPDKFESGSHNAIGIAGLSAALSWVETASIDRLHSHDQSLCAAFIESARGVDGLTVYGPMNPRHRVAVFSVRVEGFDAAELAAALESEFEILTRPGIHCAPLAHRTIGTDTEGGTTRLSFGVFNTVDDVHRCVDALSRLAAAETPA
- a CDS encoding DUF4159 domain-containing protein; this encodes MTNRITNKTWIALIAIAIAQPQKLRSAELGDRVDQAIARGIEAILSKTVENDVIQYHDRNPQGPLLTVTGNVTRVLEGSLKFETTDGRKLTIPRRLIKAWSRAGYVKSELPEAAFGGPTALAALALLSAGADPTQGQMKRIIDALSYDEAREAGTYVRSLRASVWSLMLDRKLSAASRRRYARLLAQDVNWLLRAMGPNGAFDYGQGFAGGDNSNTQFANLGLWAGSIGNIEIANRQWQLLGDWWMKSQHPGGGWSYRQKGRPTPSMTVAGCNSLYILLDRYYARADRPYEYFKGVVPNKSLRKSMERVYRAIEDGNRFLELNPPDVRQTYGYELFGLERLGLASGRSHIGGVEWFKRYAGEVADRKWSGEVISDSFALIFLVHGAAPVLFQKLEHDQDANEWNYYHRDLYTLCRYMSSTFERLYRWQRIPPNATLENLEDAPFLLISGHAALTLSDTMRSRIREYVDRGGTVFLHADRRGKPFIQSATRIFESIFADLDLRFRELDPTHPLYSCHFGTDEQGWKRPIPLRALADGPRLRVILCPVDIAGAWHQDRRQHEELFQIMANIRVYCAPPHNELPRVLRREPAPLSPAPPRGSFSIKRWSFAGDWTAHRGVWSRRADSLRLRTGLTISADETSEILDAANLASVEVVHLAVRSQVTLHEHDIAALRAFAESGGMILIESADGQPDGNAAVRKLVDSLPIGEKGILKPEHALATGQFDGGRPLTELSPTPEGAALRREGAPPPIITRTINGRLAVAACPFDLSAGLDQSFIWRRVGYTPESTERIVDNILLYCADRRRSERRP